In a single window of the Canis lupus familiaris isolate Mischka breed German Shepherd chromosome 2, alternate assembly UU_Cfam_GSD_1.0, whole genome shotgun sequence genome:
- the LOC478038 gene encoding protocadherin gamma-C5 isoform X19, which yields MGPKTPPQLTGKWQVLCMLSLCCWGWVSGQLRYSVVEESEPGTLVGNVAQDLGLKVTDLLSRRLRLGSEENEHYFSLSLMSGALAVKQKIDRESLCGASTSCLLPVQVVTEHPLELIRVEVEILDLNDNSPSFATSVREIRISESAALGARFPLDSAQDPDVGTNTVSFYTLSPSSHLSLNVKTLKDGKLFPELVLEQQLDREAQARHQLVLTAVDGGVPARSGTTLISVIVLDVNDNAPAFQSSVLRVGLPENAPIGTLLLRLNATDPDEGTNGQLDYSFGDHTSEQAPPNTDWRFSQAQRPGTSGSQNGDETGTWPNNQFDTEMLQAMILASASEAADGSSTLGGGAGTMGLSARYGPQFTLQHVPDYRQNVYIPGSNATLTNAAGKRDGKAPAGGNGSKKKSGKKEKK from the exons ATGGGGCCCAAGACACCCCCACAGCTCACTGGGAAATGGCAAGTGCTGTGCATGTTGTCCTTGTGCTGCTGGGGCTGGGTGTCCGGGCAGCTTCGTTACTCAGTGGTGGAGGAGTCTGAGCCGGGGACGCTGGTGGGGAATGTTGCTCAGGATCTAGGCTTAAAGGTGACAGATCTGTTGAGCCGCCGCCTGCGATTGGGGTCTGAGGAAAATGAACACTATTTTTCCCTGAGCTTGATGAGTGGTGCTCTGGCAGTGAAGCAGAAGATTGACCGGGAAAGCTTGTGTGGTGCCAGTACAAGCTGCCTGCTACCAGTGCAGGTGGTGACTGAACATCCCCTGGAACTAATCCGCGTAGAGGTGGAGATCCTGGATCTCAATGACAACTCCCCGAGCTTTGCCACCTCTGTGCGGGAGATACGCATCTCAGAATCGGCTGCACTTGGGGCACGATTCCCGCTAGATAGTGCCCAGGATCCGGATGTGGGCACCAATACCGTGAGCTTCTATACTCTAAGCCCCAGCAGCCACTTGTCTCTGAATGTGAAGACCCTGAAAGATGGGAAGCTCTTCCCAGAGCTGGTGCTAGAGCAGCAGCTGGATCGTGAAGCCCAGGCAAGACATCAGCTGGTCCTCACTGCTGTGGACGGGGGTGTCCCAGCCCGCTCAGGAACCACTCTTATCTCTGTGATTGTGCTGGATGTCAATGACAATGCCCCAGCCTTTCAGTCCTCGGTTCTACGTGTGGGGCTCCCAGAGAATGCCCCCATCGGTACACTGCTGCTCCGCCTCAATGCCACGGATCCAGACGAGGGCACTAATGGCCAGCTAGACTATTCTTTTGGAGACCATACATCTGAG CAAGCCCCGCCCAACACGGACTGGCGATTCTCTCAGGCCCAGAGACCCGGCACCAGCGG CTCCCAAAATGGTGATGAAACCGGCACCTGGCCCAACAACCAATTTGACACAGAGATGCTGCAAGCTATGATCTTGGCCTCTGCCAGTG AAGCTGCTGATGGGAGCTCCACCTTGGGAGGGGGCGCTGGCACCATGGGCCTAAGTGCCCGCTACGGGCCCCAGTTTACCCTGCAGCACGTGCCCGACTACCGCCAGAACGTCTACATCCCCGGCAGCAATGCCACACTGACCAACGCAGCTGGCAAGCGAGATGGCAAGGCCCCCGCAGGTGGCAACGGCAGCAAGAAGAAGTCAGGCAAAAAGGAGAAGAAGTAA
- the LOC478038 gene encoding protocadherin gamma-C4 isoform X18 codes for MLRKVGSWVEICWGATLLFLICHLGYVCGQIRYPVPEESQEGTFVGNVAQDFLLDTESLSARRLQVAGEVNQRHFRVDLDSGALLIKNPIDREALCGLSASCIVPLEFVTEGPLEMYRAEVEIVDVNDHAPRFPRQQLDLEIGEAAPPGQRFPLEKAQDADVGSNSISSYRLSSNEHFALDVKKRSDGSLVPELLLEKPLDREKQSDYRLVLTAVDGGNPPRSGTAELRVSVLDVNDNAPAFQQSSYRISVLESAPAGMLLIQLNASDPDLGPSGNVTFSFSGHTPDRVRNLFSLHPTTGKLTLQGPLDFESENYYEFDIRARDGGSPAMEQHCSLRVDLLDVNDNAPHITVTSELGTLPESAEPGTVVALISVQDPDSGSNGDVSLRIPDHLPFALKSAFRNQFSLVTAGPLDREAKSSYDIMVTASDAGNPPLSTQRTIFLNISDVNDNPPSFFQRSHEVFVPENNRPGDLLCSLAASDPDSGLNALISYSLLEPRNRDVSASSFISLNPQTGAVHATRSFDYEQTQTLQFEVQARDRGNPPLSSTVTVRLFVLDLNDNAPAVLRPRARPGSLCPQALPPSVGAGHLVTKVTAVDLDSGYNAWVSYQLLEAPDPSLFAVSRYAGEQAPPNTDWRFSQAQRPGTSGSQNGDETGTWPNNQFDTEMLQAMILASASEAADGSSTLGGGAGTMGLSARYGPQFTLQHVPDYRQNVYIPGSNATLTNAAGKRDGKAPAGGNGSKKKSGKKEKK; via the exons ATGCTCCGCAAGGTGGGAAGCTGGGTAGAAATCTGCTGGGGGGCTACCCTTTTGTTCCTCATTTGCCACCTGGGTTACGTTTGTGGGCAGATCCGCTACCCGGTCCCAGAGGAGTCACAGGAAGGGACTTTTGTAGGGAATGTCGCCCAAGATTTCCTGCTGGATACAGAGAGTCTGTCAGCTCGTAGGCTGCAGGTTGCTGGAGAGGTGAACCAAAGACACTTCCGTGTGGATTTGGACAGCGGAGCCCTGCTCATCAAGAATCCAATTGATCGAGAGGCACTGTGTGGACTCAGTGCCAGCTGCATCGTGCCCCTGGAGTTTGTAACTGAAGGGCCTTTAGAAATGTACCGAGCGGAGGTAGAGATTGTGGATGTGAATGATCACGCCCCCCGATTTCCTCGGCAGCAGCTGGACTTGGAAATTGGGGAGGCAGCTCCTCCAGGACAGCGTTTCCCCTTGGAAAAGGCTCAGGATGCAGATGTGGGGAGCAATTCTATCAGCAGCTATAGACTAAGCTCCAATGAACACTTTGCACTGGATGTCAAGAAGCGCAGCGACGGCAGCCTGGTCCCAGAGCTGCTCCTGGAGAAGCCTTTGGATCGAGAGAAGCAATCAGACTACCGCCTGGTGCTGACTGCTGTGGATGGAGGGAACCCCCCGAGATCTGGCACCGCAGAGCTCCGGGTATCAGTGCTGGACGTGAATGACAACGCCCCAGCCTTCCAGCAATCCAGCTACAGGATTAGCGTGTTGGAGAGTGCCCCAGCCGGCATGCTGCTCATCCAGCTCAATGCCTCTGACCCAGACCTGGGTCCCAGTGGTAACGTCACCTTTTCTTTCAGTGGTCACACCCCTGATCGTGTGAGAAACCTCTTTAGCCTTCACCCTACTACTGGAAAGCTTACCCTTCAGGGGCCCCTAGACTTTGAGAGTGAGAATTACTATGAATTTGATATTCGGGCTCGTGATGGGGGTTCTCCAGCCATGGAGCAACATTGCAGCCTTCGGGTGGATCTCCTAGATGTAAATGACAATGCCCCACACATCACAGTGACCTCGGAGCTTGGGACTCTTCCAGAGAGTGCAGAACCCGGGACTGTAGTGGCACTCATCAGTGTACAGGACCCTGACTCAGGGTCAAACGGAGACGTGAGCCTCCGTATTCCAGACCACCTGCCATTTGCCCTCAAATCTGCCTTCAGGAACCAATTCTCCCTGGTAACTGCTGGGCCCTTGGACAGAGAGGCCAAATCCAGCTATGACATTATGGTCACTGCTTCTGATGCTGGGAATCCTCCTCTGAGTACCCAGAGGACTATTTTCCTCAATATTTCAGATGTGAATGATAACCCACCCTCTTTCTTCCAGAGGTCACATGAGGTGTTTGTTCCTGAGAACAATCGCCCAGGGGACCTGCTTTGTTCCCTTGCAGCCTCTGATCCAGACTCTGGCTTGAATGCGCTTATCTCCTACTCTCTCCTGGAGCCCAGAAATCGAGATGTTTCAGCTTCTTCTTTTATCTCTCTGAACCCCCAGACAGGAGCTGTTCATGCTACTCGATCCTTTGACTATGAGCAAACACAGACACTGCAGTTTGAGGTACAGGCCCGAGATCGAGGCAACCCACCTCTTAGTAGCACTGTGACAGTTCGTCTCTTTGTGCTGGACCTCAACGACAATGCCCCAGCGGTGCTCCGCCCTAGGGCCCGGCCTGGTTCCTTATGTCCTCAAGCACTGCCTCCATCAGTTGGTGCTGGCCATCTAGTCACAAAGGTGACTGCCGTGGACTTGGATTCAGGTTACAATGCTTGGGTTTCCTATCAGCTCCTGGAGGCGCCGGACCCCAGCCTGTTCGCAGTCTCTCGCTATGCTGGGGAG CAAGCCCCGCCCAACACGGACTGGCGATTCTCTCAGGCCCAGAGACCCGGCACCAGCGG CTCCCAAAATGGTGATGAAACCGGCACCTGGCCCAACAACCAATTTGACACAGAGATGCTGCAAGCTATGATCTTGGCCTCTGCCAGTG AAGCTGCTGATGGGAGCTCCACCTTGGGAGGGGGCGCTGGCACCATGGGCCTAAGTGCCCGCTACGGGCCCCAGTTTACCCTGCAGCACGTGCCCGACTACCGCCAGAACGTCTACATCCCCGGCAGCAATGCCACACTGACCAACGCAGCTGGCAAGCGAGATGGCAAGGCCCCCGCAGGTGGCAACGGCAGCAAGAAGAAGTCAGGCAAAAAGGAGAAGAAGTAA
- the LOC478038 gene encoding protocadherin gamma-C5 isoform X8 has translation MGPKTPPQLTGKWQVLCMLSLCCWGWVSGQLRYSVVEESEPGTLVGNVAQDLGLKVTDLLSRRLRLGSEENEHYFSLSLMSGALAVKQKIDRESLCGASTSCLLPVQVVTEHPLELIRVEVEILDLNDNSPSFATSVREIRISESAALGARFPLDSAQDPDVGTNTVSFYTLSPSSHLSLNVKTLKDGKLFPELVLEQQLDREAQARHQLVLTAVDGGVPARSGTTLISVIVLDVNDNAPAFQSSVLRVGLPENAPIGTLLLRLNATDPDEGTNGQLDYSFGDHTSEVVRNLFGLDPSSGAIHVLGPIDFEESSFYEIHARARDQGQPAMEGHCMIQVDVGDANDNAPEVLLASLVNPILESTPVGTVVGLFNVRDRDSGRNGEVSLDLSPDLPFQIKPSENHYSLLTSQPLDRETTSHYIIELLASDAGSPPLHAHLTIRLNISDVNDNAPYFTQQLYTAYIPENRPPGSLLCIVAASDPDTGDNAHLTYSIVGSQIQGAPASSFVYVNPEDGRVFAQRTFDYELLQMLQVMVGVRDSGSPPLHSNASLHVFVLDQNDNAPAVLHPRPGWELSVPQRLPRSAPPGSLVTKVTAVDADAGHNAWLSYSLLPQSTAPGLFLVSAHTGEVRTARALQEDDSDTQQVVILVRDNGDPSLSSTATVLLVLEDEDPEEMPKSNDFLSNPPERSDLTLYLIVALAAISLLSLVTFTFLSAKCLQGHTDANGGGSQCCRRQDSPSRDFYKQSSPNLQVSSDGTLKYMEVTLRPTDSQSHCYRTCFSPASDGSDFTFLRPLSVQQPSALGLEPDAYRSRSNTLRERSQQAPPNTDWRFSQAQRPGTSGSQNGDETGTWPNNQFDTEMLQAMILASASEAADGSSTLGGGAGTMGLSARYGPQFTLQHVPDYRQNVYIPGSNATLTNAAGKRDGKAPAGGNGSKKKSGKKEKK, from the exons ATGGGGCCCAAGACACCCCCACAGCTCACTGGGAAATGGCAAGTGCTGTGCATGTTGTCCTTGTGCTGCTGGGGCTGGGTGTCCGGGCAGCTTCGTTACTCAGTGGTGGAGGAGTCTGAGCCGGGGACGCTGGTGGGGAATGTTGCTCAGGATCTAGGCTTAAAGGTGACAGATCTGTTGAGCCGCCGCCTGCGATTGGGGTCTGAGGAAAATGAACACTATTTTTCCCTGAGCTTGATGAGTGGTGCTCTGGCAGTGAAGCAGAAGATTGACCGGGAAAGCTTGTGTGGTGCCAGTACAAGCTGCCTGCTACCAGTGCAGGTGGTGACTGAACATCCCCTGGAACTAATCCGCGTAGAGGTGGAGATCCTGGATCTCAATGACAACTCCCCGAGCTTTGCCACCTCTGTGCGGGAGATACGCATCTCAGAATCGGCTGCACTTGGGGCACGATTCCCGCTAGATAGTGCCCAGGATCCGGATGTGGGCACCAATACCGTGAGCTTCTATACTCTAAGCCCCAGCAGCCACTTGTCTCTGAATGTGAAGACCCTGAAAGATGGGAAGCTCTTCCCAGAGCTGGTGCTAGAGCAGCAGCTGGATCGTGAAGCCCAGGCAAGACATCAGCTGGTCCTCACTGCTGTGGACGGGGGTGTCCCAGCCCGCTCAGGAACCACTCTTATCTCTGTGATTGTGCTGGATGTCAATGACAATGCCCCAGCCTTTCAGTCCTCGGTTCTACGTGTGGGGCTCCCAGAGAATGCCCCCATCGGTACACTGCTGCTCCGCCTCAATGCCACGGATCCAGACGAGGGCACTAATGGCCAGCTAGACTATTCTTTTGGAGACCATACATCTGAGGTAGTGCGTAATCTCTTTGGCCTAGACCCTAGCAGTGGAGCAATCCATGTGTTGGGTCCCATAGACTTTGAGGAGTCAAGTTTCTATGAAATTCATGCAAGAGCCCGTGACCAGGGACAGCCAGCCATGGAAGGCCACTGTATGATTCAAGTGGATGTGGGAGATGCCAATGATAATGCCCCAGAAGTACTACTGGCCTCTTTAGTCAATCCTATCCTGGAGAGCACACCAGTGGGCACAGTAGTGGGCTTGTTTAATGTGCGGGATCGAGACTCGGGTAGAAATGGTGAAGTGAGCCTTGATCTCTCCCCGGACCTGCCATTTCAGATTAAGCCTTCTGAGAACCACTACTCACTACTAACCAGCCAGCCTTTAGACCGGGAGACCACATCCCACTATATTATAGAGCTGTTGGCCAGTGATGCGGGCTCACCTCCCCTGCATGCACATCTCACCATCAGACTCAACATTTCAGATGTTAATGACAATGCACCCTACTTTACCCAACAGCTCTATACTGCTTATATCCCAGAAAACCGGCCTCCAGGTTCCCTTCTCTGCATTGTGGCTGCCTCAGATCCAGACACCGGGGATAATGCCCACCTCACCTACTCCATTGTAGGGAGTCAGATTCAGGGAGCCCCAGCTTCCTCCTTTGTATATGTCAACCCTGAGGATGGGCGAGTCTTTGCCCAGCGCACCTTTGACTATGAATTGCTGCAAATGCTGCAGGTCATGGTGGGGGTTCGAGACTCTGGCTCTCCCCCACTGCATTCTAACGCATCTCTACATGTGTTTGTCCTGGACCAGAATGATAATGCGCCAGCTGTGCTGCACCCAAGACCCGGCTGGGAACTCTCTGTCCCCCAGCGTCTCCCTCGCTCTGCTCCTCCTGGCTCCTTGGTCACCAAAGTGACAGCTGTGGATGCTGATGCAGGCCACAATGCCTGGCTCTCCTATTCCTTGTTGCCACAGTCCACGGCTCCAGGACTGTTCCTGGTGTCTGCACATACTGGCGAGGTGCGCACAGCCCGGGCCTTACAGGAGGATGACTCTGACACCCAgcaggttgtgatcctggtgaGGGACAACGGTGACCCTTCACTCTCCTCTACAGCCACAGTGCTGCTGGTTCTGGAGGATGAGGATCCTGAGGAAATGCCCAAATCCAACGATTTCCTCTCAAACCCTCCTGAGCGCTCAGACCTTACCCTTTACCTCATTGTGGCTCTTGCAGCCATCAGCCTCTTATCCTTAGTCACCTTCACCTTTCTGTCAGCTAAGTGCCTTCAGGGGCACACAGATGCCAATGGGGGTGGGAGCCAGTGCTGCAGGCGCCAGGACTCCCCCTCTCGGGACTTCTATAAGCAGTCTAGTCCCAACCTGCAGGTGAGCTCAGACGGCACACTCAAGTACATGGAGGTGACGCTGCGGCCCACGGACTCACAGAGCCACTGCTACAGGACGTGCTTCTCGCCAGCCTCAGATGGTAGTGACTTCACTTTTCTAAGGCCCCTCAGTGTCCAGCAGCCctcagctctggggctggagccTGATGCCTACCGGTCCCGCTCCAATACGTTGCGGGAGCGGAGCCAG CAAGCCCCGCCCAACACGGACTGGCGATTCTCTCAGGCCCAGAGACCCGGCACCAGCGG CTCCCAAAATGGTGATGAAACCGGCACCTGGCCCAACAACCAATTTGACACAGAGATGCTGCAAGCTATGATCTTGGCCTCTGCCAGTG AAGCTGCTGATGGGAGCTCCACCTTGGGAGGGGGCGCTGGCACCATGGGCCTAAGTGCCCGCTACGGGCCCCAGTTTACCCTGCAGCACGTGCCCGACTACCGCCAGAACGTCTACATCCCCGGCAGCAATGCCACACTGACCAACGCAGCTGGCAAGCGAGATGGCAAGGCCCCCGCAGGTGGCAACGGCAGCAAGAAGAAGTCAGGCAAAAAGGAGAAGAAGTAA
- the LOC478038 gene encoding protocadherin gamma-A4 isoform X25 codes for MQAPPNTDWRFSQAQRPGTSGSQNGDETGTWPNNQFDTEMLQAMILASASEAADGSSTLGGGAGTMGLSARYGPQFTLQHVPDYRQNVYIPGSNATLTNAAGKRDGKAPAGGNGSKKKSGKKEKK; via the exons CAAGCCCCGCCCAACACGGACTGGCGATTCTCTCAGGCCCAGAGACCCGGCACCAGCGG CTCCCAAAATGGTGATGAAACCGGCACCTGGCCCAACAACCAATTTGACACAGAGATGCTGCAAGCTATGATCTTGGCCTCTGCCAGTG AAGCTGCTGATGGGAGCTCCACCTTGGGAGGGGGCGCTGGCACCATGGGCCTAAGTGCCCGCTACGGGCCCCAGTTTACCCTGCAGCACGTGCCCGACTACCGCCAGAACGTCTACATCCCCGGCAGCAATGCCACACTGACCAACGCAGCTGGCAAGCGAGATGGCAAGGCCCCCGCAGGTGGCAACGGCAGCAAGAAGAAGTCAGGCAAAAAGGAGAAGAAGTAA
- the LOC478038 gene encoding protocadherin gamma-A7 isoform X23 produces the protein MQRSSGKTELMKIQQAPPNTDWRFSQAQRPGTSGSQNGDETGTWPNNQFDTEMLQAMILASASEAADGSSTLGGGAGTMGLSARYGPQFTLQHVPDYRQNVYIPGSNATLTNAAGKRDGKAPAGGNGSKKKSGKKEKK, from the exons CAAGCCCCGCCCAACACGGACTGGCGATTCTCTCAGGCCCAGAGACCCGGCACCAGCGG CTCCCAAAATGGTGATGAAACCGGCACCTGGCCCAACAACCAATTTGACACAGAGATGCTGCAAGCTATGATCTTGGCCTCTGCCAGTG AAGCTGCTGATGGGAGCTCCACCTTGGGAGGGGGCGCTGGCACCATGGGCCTAAGTGCCCGCTACGGGCCCCAGTTTACCCTGCAGCACGTGCCCGACTACCGCCAGAACGTCTACATCCCCGGCAGCAATGCCACACTGACCAACGCAGCTGGCAAGCGAGATGGCAAGGCCCCCGCAGGTGGCAACGGCAGCAAGAAGAAGTCAGGCAAAAAGGAGAAGAAGTAA
- the LOC478038 gene encoding protocadherin gamma-C3 isoform X24 has translation MVSEACRSGLQAPPNTDWRFSQAQRPGTSGSQNGDETGTWPNNQFDTEMLQAMILASASEAADGSSTLGGGAGTMGLSARYGPQFTLQHVPDYRQNVYIPGSNATLTNAAGKRDGKAPAGGNGSKKKSGKKEKK, from the exons CAAGCCCCGCCCAACACGGACTGGCGATTCTCTCAGGCCCAGAGACCCGGCACCAGCGG CTCCCAAAATGGTGATGAAACCGGCACCTGGCCCAACAACCAATTTGACACAGAGATGCTGCAAGCTATGATCTTGGCCTCTGCCAGTG AAGCTGCTGATGGGAGCTCCACCTTGGGAGGGGGCGCTGGCACCATGGGCCTAAGTGCCCGCTACGGGCCCCAGTTTACCCTGCAGCACGTGCCCGACTACCGCCAGAACGTCTACATCCCCGGCAGCAATGCCACACTGACCAACGCAGCTGGCAAGCGAGATGGCAAGGCCCCCGCAGGTGGCAACGGCAGCAAGAAGAAGTCAGGCAAAAAGGAGAAGAAGTAA